Proteins encoded by one window of Bacillus sp. DTU_2020_1000418_1_SI_GHA_SEK_038:
- a CDS encoding L-lactate permease has protein sequence MSTGMLSLLSLLPIIAVGVFLVGLRWPASKAMPISYVIAVGLALFVWKVPGANVAAASINGLVVAITLLYIIFGAILLLNTLQESGGLSTIRQGFTDISTDRRIQVIIVAWLFGSFIEGASGFGTPAAVAVPLMVGLGFPAMAAVVAGMVIQSTPVSFGAVGTPMLVGVSTGLSADASITDNMLGLVTAIGGQVAILHMIAGTLVPLFVVALMTRFFGKNKSFSEGIKVWKFALFAAFAMTIPYVIVANTLGPEFPSMIGGLVGLAIVVFAAKKGFLMPPKGEEWDFEEKSKWDPEWSGKLEIKIQNHKNGSMSMVRAWSPYILVGLFLVLTRLKGLPLMAWLKSVVIKFENIFGSGITSSFEILFSPGTIFIVVSAITFFIHGMGGNAYKKAWSQSAKTTVAASTALIFTVPMVQVFLNSGGGAAGFERMPIELANGVAALAGEFWPIFATFIGGLGAFIAGSNTVSNMMFSLFQYDVGSQIGVDATWIVALQAVGGAAGNMICVHNVVAASAVVGLYGKEGVVIRKTLFPFAYYALLAGSVGYSIVWYSQKGILNIGSFIAVIIAVAAVYIIATNNRRANLLLPQDTSIKK, from the coding sequence ATGAGTACAGGAATGCTTTCTTTACTATCTCTTTTGCCAATCATTGCAGTAGGAGTCTTCTTAGTTGGACTTAGATGGCCAGCCAGTAAAGCTATGCCTATTTCCTATGTTATTGCGGTAGGATTGGCGCTATTTGTTTGGAAGGTGCCAGGAGCCAATGTTGCAGCAGCATCTATTAATGGACTAGTTGTGGCAATTACCTTATTGTACATTATATTTGGTGCCATTCTGCTCTTAAATACTCTGCAGGAAAGTGGGGGGCTCAGCACAATCCGGCAAGGCTTTACCGATATTTCAACTGATCGGAGAATTCAGGTTATCATTGTCGCATGGCTGTTCGGATCCTTTATTGAAGGAGCATCAGGCTTCGGTACCCCTGCAGCTGTAGCTGTTCCTCTGATGGTTGGCTTAGGATTTCCTGCGATGGCTGCGGTTGTAGCTGGAATGGTTATCCAAAGTACACCAGTATCATTTGGTGCTGTAGGTACACCAATGCTTGTTGGGGTAAGCACCGGTTTATCAGCTGATGCAAGCATTACAGATAATATGCTGGGTCTTGTAACGGCAATCGGCGGACAAGTAGCCATCTTGCATATGATTGCAGGTACCTTGGTTCCGCTCTTTGTAGTAGCATTAATGACTAGGTTCTTCGGTAAAAACAAATCATTTTCTGAAGGAATAAAGGTTTGGAAGTTTGCATTATTTGCAGCCTTTGCTATGACGATTCCTTATGTAATCGTAGCAAATACACTCGGACCTGAGTTCCCATCCATGATCGGGGGATTAGTAGGACTTGCTATTGTAGTCTTTGCTGCAAAAAAAGGGTTCCTTATGCCTCCAAAAGGAGAAGAATGGGATTTTGAAGAGAAGTCAAAATGGGATCCGGAATGGTCTGGAAAGCTTGAAATCAAGATCCAAAATCATAAAAATGGCAGTATGAGTATGGTTCGTGCATGGTCGCCATATATTTTAGTTGGATTATTTCTTGTTTTAACTAGATTGAAAGGTTTGCCTTTAATGGCTTGGCTAAAATCTGTCGTCATTAAATTCGAAAATATTTTTGGTTCTGGAATAACATCTAGCTTTGAAATACTGTTTTCGCCGGGAACAATCTTTATTGTCGTATCAGCTATTACATTTTTCATTCACGGAATGGGTGGAAACGCTTACAAGAAAGCTTGGTCTCAATCAGCGAAAACGACCGTTGCAGCATCCACAGCCTTAATCTTTACCGTTCCAATGGTTCAAGTATTTTTGAATTCTGGAGGAGGGGCAGCAGGGTTTGAAAGAATGCCAATTGAACTGGCAAATGGGGTAGCTGCACTTGCAGGAGAATTTTGGCCAATTTTTGCAACCTTTATTGGCGGATTAGGGGCATTCATTGCGGGAAGTAATACAGTTAGTAATATGATGTTTTCTTTATTCCAATATGATGTAGGATCACAAATTGGAGTAGATGCAACATGGATTGTAGCACTTCAGGCTGTTGGCGGTGCAGCAGGAAACATGATTTGTGTTCATAACGTTGTAGCTGCATCCGCAGTAGTTGGTCTCTACGGAAAAGAAGGAGTGGTCATTCGAAAAACCTTATTCCCATTCGCTTATTATGCCTTGTTAGCGGGTTCAGTGGGATATTCAATTGTTTGGTACTCTCAAAAAGGCATCCTCAACATTGGCTCATTCATCGCAGTCATCATCGCAGTCGCTGCTGTATACATCATTGCCACAAATAATAGGCGGGCAAACTTACTGCTGCCACAAGACACATCAATAAAAAAATAA